A segment of the Fimbriimonadaceae bacterium genome:
CTCGCCGGTCATCGTGATCGGGCCGAGGTCGGCGTCACTCGGGCGGGCTTCGGCGGCGTCCCACATGATTTCGCGGTTCTTCATGTAGGGGTAAAGCCGCTGGAGGATCGTCACTCCGTAGTTGCCGTCGGGCAGGAACGACTCGACCTGGGCGGTCATGTCGTCATAGTCGCTGCCGTACATCTGCAGGGCGAGACCGACTTGCTTCTGGTTGGAGATCGTCGCCGCAGACTTGGCGGCCCGCTTCGCCTGGGCAAAGACCGGGAACAGGATCGCCGCCAAGATGGCGATGATCGCGATCACAACAAGAAGCTCGATCAAGGTGAATGCTGAACGTCGATTGCTCATGATAAATGCCTTCCCGTGGCGGGACGGTAGTCTTGGTCACGGGGCAGGGAGTTCCCTCCCGACCATAAGTTACGAAGCTGGGGGCCACGTCTGGCGGCACCATATCCGCCCCCCGCTTGACTGTTTCGACTGTCAGGAAACTTCGTTCGGTCAATCAGCCAAGACGGCAGACTTGGTCTCCACGATGAAGGGCACCACGAACAAGCCGAGCAAAGGAACGACGGCCACCCATGCGATCGCCTGAAGGGGCTGGGACGACGACTTCATCACCAGCCCCACGAGCGGTGGGCCCGCTGCGGCGACGAACCGCCCGGCGTTGTAGCAAAAGCCCGCGCCGGTGGCGCGGAGCCGGGTCGGGTAGAGCTCGGGCAGGTAGTAGGTGAAGCTGCCGAAGACACCAAAAACCGTCAGCCCCATGAAGAAGAACATGGAGAGGCGCACTTCGTCGGGCGCCGGGGCGCCGTACGTCGTGAAGATAGCGGCCGCCGAGGCGACAAAGTAGATGAAGTACATCGGTTTTCGCCCCATCGTCTTGGCAAAGACCACGGTGAGGAGCGTCCCGAGCAGGCCGCCCACATTGAACCACGTGGTCGCGACCGCCTTCCATTCCTCGATGAGCATCTGGGTCGCCTCCTTCCCCAAGCCCTGGGCGGTTGCCCGGGCCTGGGCCAGCAAGGTCGCCACCTGGGGGTTGAAGGCGTTGCACGCCCACCACATGACCAAGGCGACCAAGGCCATTCCCAAGCCGCTCCATGTGACCCGGCGGAACTCAGGGGTGAAGAGGTCGCGGATCCCCGCCCGGGCCGCCTCGACCGCATTGCCGCTCCACTTCTCGGGCTCCTTGACAAAAAGGCGCACCAGGAAGGCCACCGCGGCAGGCACCAGACCGAAGAGAAACACCGTGCGCCAAGACGTCTCGGGGCTGCCCACCAGATGGACGCCCTGGACCTGGTGCGTGACATATGTGGCCAGGAACAGGCCCGCCGGGGCGCTGGTGTAGAGAATCGCACCGGCCTCGACGCGGCGCTTCTCGGGGACCACCTCGGCGACCATCGCCGCGCCCGCCGCCCATTCCCCGCCGATGCCGAGGCTGGCGATGACGCGACAGACGACAAGAAACGCCATGTTGGGGGCGAAGGCGCAGGCGGCCGTGCCCAGGGCGTACATCGCCATGGTCAGCATCAGCGCCTTTGTCCGTCCGATCCGGTCGGCGACCCGTCCGAACAGGATGCCGCCGACACCCCACCCGACCAAGAGCAACGAGGTCAGGAGGCCGATCCAGAGCGATGTCTGCTCCTTGGCCTGTTGGGTACCGATCGGGATGCCCAGCAACGTCGGCACGCAGTTCGGCGCGACGTAGTTGAACAGCAAGCCGTCGAAGACGTCGAACCCCCAGCCGAGCCATGCGGCAAAGAGAACCGTCCACTGGTAGCGGCTCATGCCCCAGAAGCCAGGCCGATTGGCGACGCCGGTGTCGCTGTCCATGGTCCCGGCAGGTTAGCCCAAGACCACGGACGCGATCAACTCTCTAGTTGCGGATCGGGCGGCGCAAGAACGTCTGGTGGCCTTTCTTCCACTCGCCCCGGGTGAAGTCCGGGAACTTGAGCGGCACCGAACCATGGGCCACGGAGATCTCACTGAGCGGACCGGGCACGCTCCAAGCCGCCGCTTCGTAGACGTCCATGTCCGGCACAGTGCCCTGCCGCATGCACTCGACCATGCGGTAGGCCATGATGAAGTCCATACCGCCGTGGCCCCCGTTCTTGCGGGCCATCTCGCCGACTTCCTTCCACAGCGGGTGCTCCCACTCGTCCTTGTATTTGTCCAGCGGCACGTATTCGTCGTTGCCACCGTCGAAGTAGATGCGCGGCGGGTAGTCCTCGAATATGCCCTTGCTTCCCTGGAGCATGTTGATGCGGCTGTACGGACGACAGTTGCTGACGTCGTGCTGCAGCATGATCGTCTTGCCCATCGCCGTCTTGATCAAGGACGTGTTGACGTCGCCGCAGATGTACTTCTCCTTGCGCTTGGGGTCGCCTTCGGGGAACTTGGCTTTGACGTACTCACTGAGGCCGGCCTCGGGCGAGCTCATCGAGACCATGTAGTCAAAGCGGTCGTACAGGTGGTTGCCGAAGTAATTGCCCACCGGGGCGAGCCCGTGGGTGGGATAGAAGTTGCCGTTCCGCTTCATGTGCGGGAAGCGACGCCACAGCGACTCGCCCGTCCCGTTGGTCAGCACGTCGCGCAGGTCGTGGTCATAGGCCGCCCCTCCATGCAGGGGGACGCCGAAAAGGCCGGCCTGCACCATGTTGAGGACCATCATCTCGGCATGGTCATAGGTGCAGTTCTCGATCATCACGCAGTGCTTGCGGCTGGCCTCACTGGCCTCCACCAGGGCCCAGCAGTCCTCGATCGTGTAGGCGGCGGGAACCTCGGTGAAGGCATGGTGCCCGTGCTTCATCGCGCTCAGGCAGACCGGGACGTGCCAATCCCACGGGGTGGCGGTCAAGACGACGTCGAGGTCGTTTCGGGCGCAGAGCCTCTCAAAGTCATGGTCGCCCTTGGTGTAGAGTTCAGGCCGCTTCTGACCACGCTTCTCCACCATGTCAGCCCCGCGCTTGGCGTGCTTC
Coding sequences within it:
- a CDS encoding Gfo/Idh/MocA family oxidoreductase, whose protein sequence is MSNESDRMSRRSLLQTSAVAAATAAVPSLVGAQSRVPDTGKVPATKHKTMLGVPFEKHDRVRIGFVGVGGRGTSLLSDFLATGHVDVPAICDIDEKHAKRGADMVEKRGQKRPELYTKGDHDFERLCARNDLDVVLTATPWDWHVPVCLSAMKHGHHAFTEVPAAYTIEDCWALVEASEASRKHCVMIENCTYDHAEMMVLNMVQAGLFGVPLHGGAAYDHDLRDVLTNGTGESLWRRFPHMKRNGNFYPTHGLAPVGNYFGNHLYDRFDYMVSMSSPEAGLSEYVKAKFPEGDPKRKEKYICGDVNTSLIKTAMGKTIMLQHDVSNCRPYSRINMLQGSKGIFEDYPPRIYFDGGNDEYVPLDKYKDEWEHPLWKEVGEMARKNGGHGGMDFIMAYRMVECMRQGTVPDMDVYEAAAWSVPGPLSEISVAHGSVPLKFPDFTRGEWKKGHQTFLRRPIRN
- a CDS encoding MFS transporter; translation: MDSDTGVANRPGFWGMSRYQWTVLFAAWLGWGFDVFDGLLFNYVAPNCVPTLLGIPIGTQQAKEQTSLWIGLLTSLLLVGWGVGGILFGRVADRIGRTKALMLTMAMYALGTAACAFAPNMAFLVVCRVIASLGIGGEWAAGAAMVAEVVPEKRRVEAGAILYTSAPAGLFLATYVTHQVQGVHLVGSPETSWRTVFLFGLVPAAVAFLVRLFVKEPEKWSGNAVEAARAGIRDLFTPEFRRVTWSGLGMALVALVMWWACNAFNPQVATLLAQARATAQGLGKEATQMLIEEWKAVATTWFNVGGLLGTLLTVVFAKTMGRKPMYFIYFVASAAAIFTTYGAPAPDEVRLSMFFFMGLTVFGVFGSFTYYLPELYPTRLRATGAGFCYNAGRFVAAAGPPLVGLVMKSSSQPLQAIAWVAVVPLLGLFVVPFIVETKSAVLAD